A region of Anopheles merus strain MAF chromosome 2R, AmerM5.1, whole genome shotgun sequence DNA encodes the following proteins:
- the LOC121603473 gene encoding ras-specific guanine nucleotide-releasing factor 2-like isoform X1 encodes MLSPKMQRSVRVNENQLIMLSDRAQYDHSMHGYLHKRTSDNNKWQMRWFVLYQNLLFYYESEQSSRPSGLIFLEGCYCERLVSAPSISGPPISTSTGQAPKIIKEEKLQHCFTICYRRENQRQYELRAATESECSAWIIAIREASFNKLLLQKEELEQKHVHLLQVVESEKTAKWQYTQQCEELASEIRKLRAEICVLRKETRSSYSATPVGRGSFSVPGDSQDDHGSLPGLCASVQDSIELRKIKKVQSFFRGWLCRRRWKQIVEEYIRSPHAESMRKRNHLVFSMVEAEEEYLEQLEVLVACFLRPFKMAASSKRPPCSHEDVNSIFLNSETVLFLHQIFLKGLTSRLESWPTLVLGDLFDMLLPMLSIYQEYVRNHHYSLQVLTECKSNTNFATVLKRLEAKPACQGRSLETFLTYPMHQIPRYIITLHELLAHTPHDHVERKSLQNARQQLEDLSRQMHDEVSETENLRKNLAVERMIVEGCDILLDVNQVFVRQGSLVQVPPGRGRIRSRLASFKSERDAVRQCFLFSNHMIIATRTSGGRLHLLPDVGKIPLADATLVEDPSEVQHDDEDASVCSASTRGSTLSVTESVNAGNRDFKIFVESKSGARHGIHLVAPTIQDKEAWISDISQCLDNIHMHSLLSPGIGGSSGASLLAGHQALRADPRLFKDDVDIRFSRTLNSCKLPQVRYATPERLLQRLTDLRFLSIDFLNTFLLTYRVFTDGETVLNALKSVFYDPPVEPSCDCEHQTDFLELPYQDGRASPRRTSGASSVSGYCSEGADRDRSMSGDSTGLRFRGSRRGYQNHQNSEQETLSWIPEQVGPVIIHSTHHLNEKVVEEKPIEPTPTGGTVHLQSKSQHQLHQQPQDDSYLVIPKTMPGSSSSDTLTETAMSGPSSPSNLSSVTLVGSTGSGGQDKSDDTPTEGTFKYGKAPTSPLPERVNPRAHKMATLATAAPPTPTICTTDTSQTEEEEPGQASRTPDKQQQSALDHQQHSPQHQQQQIKTPPTPPTVTTTPCYSPANGQPPNGAPSPLHQPLQQQQSLPLKSEQATIVQGRLEIGGPKIVTQPYLTTTTTTTVTITTTTTATSTKSISPPHLLPMDRRPSVGHNIAIPHAALCQHRHSLQLNGDGSLFSKSEKTSSSPRLTTRKFSAPKTPERQRKSLFGTPQRDRDSSSTRRFSESDDDMATSIFTTPRGSLGGVSLNTISSRASMQHDPVPHCSSKVGVVITSYRQSQRSMGPDPLWSSTSTAAAAFAIATSASSNPRDEPPEVEARNRKESVVSSPATMRVLNVLRHWVSKHFQDFEQDAALRSQTIAFLDDITCSPNLLPTEHRAASQLLRLLCRDDIDSGKLMLEILLTPPQTPSKESIETLSALEIAEQMTYLDHQIFLAIRSEEFLGQAWMKSDKKSRAEHIILMTKRFNDGSRLVCSEIVSRSNMAARVAAIEKWTAVADICRCLHNFNGVLQICAAFTNAAVYRLKKTWDKVPRTIKSTITKLQAVVCSDGRFRVMREALHRCDPPCIPYLGMYLTDLSFIEEGTPDFTPDGLLNFSKMRMIAHVIREIRHFQQTPYKIDHIPKVTSYLLDTSLLLDDDELYHKSLQIEPRSSRLSAPNTANV; translated from the exons ATGCTCAGCCCCAAAATGCAGCGTTCCGTGCGGGTAAACGAGAACCAGCTGATTATGCTGTCCGATCGGGCGCAGTATGATCATTCGATG CACGGCTACCTACACAAGCGCACATCCGATAATAACAAATGGCAGATGCGATGGTTTGTGCTCTATCAG AATTTACTCTTCTACTACGAATCCGAGCAATCGTCGCGGCCCTCCGGACTCATCTTCCTGGAGGGCTGCTACTGTGAGCGGCTTGTTTCAGCCCCCTCGATATCAGGACCCCCCATATCAACCAGTACCGGTCAGGCTCCGAAAATTATTAAGGAAGAAAAATTACAG CATTGCTTCACTATTTGCTACCGACGAGAAAATCAGAGACAGTACGAACTGCGCGCAGCCACAGAGTCAGAGTGCTCAGCCTGGATTATTGCAATAAGAGAGGCAAG CTTCAACAAACTGCTACTCCAGAAGGAGGAACTCGAGCAGAAGCATGTCCATCTGTTGCAAGTGGTCGAAAGCGAGAAAACGGCCAAATGGCAGTACACTCAGCAGTGCGAGGAGCTGGCTTCGGAAATACGGAAGCTACGTGCCGAG ATTTGTGTGCTCAGGAAGGAGACCCGCTCGAGCTACTCGGCCACGCCGGTCGGGCGGGGCAGCTTCAGTGTGCCGGGCGACTCGCAGGACGACCACGGTTCGCTGCCGGGGCTGTGCGCCTCGGTGCAGGATTCGATCGAGCTGCGCAAAATCAAGAAGGTGCAGAGCTTCTTCCGCGGCTGGCTGTGCCGCCGGCGCTGGAAGCAGATCGTGGAGGAGTACATCCGGTCGCCGCACGCGGAAAGCATGCGCAAGCGGAACCATCTCGTGTTCAGCATGGTCGAGGCGGAGGAGGAGTACCTCGAGCAGCTGGAGGTGCTGGTCGCGTGCTTCCTGCGCCCGTTCAAGATGGCGGCCAGCTCGAAGCGGCCGCCCTGCTCGCACGAGGACGTCAACTCGATCTTTCTCAACTCGGAGACGGTTCTGTTCCTGCACCAGATATTCCTGAAGGGATTGACCTCACGGCTGGAGTCGTGGCCGACGCTAGTGCTTG GCGATCTGTTCGACATGCTGCTGCCCATGCTGAGCATCTACCAGGAGTATGTGCGCAACCACCATTACAGTCTACAGGTGCTGACCGAGTGCAAGAGCAACACCAACTTTGCCACGGTGCTGAAGCGTCTGGAGGCGAAACCGGCCTGCCAGGGGCGCAGTCTCGAAACGTTCCTCACCTACCCGATGCATCAGATCCCGCGGTACATCATCACGCTGCACGAGCTGCTCGCTCACACGCCCCACGATCATGTCGAGCGGAAGAGTCTGCAAAATGCGCGCCAGCAGCTCGAGGATCTGTCGCGTCAAATGCACGACGAGGTGTCGGAAACGGAGAATCTGCGCAAGAATCTCGCCGTCGAGCGAATGATTGTCGAGGGCTGCGATATTCTGCTCGACGTCAATCAGGTGTTTGTAAGGCAAG GAAGCTTGGTGCAAGTGCCGCCCGGTCGTGGACGAATACGCAGCCGCCTGGCCTCCTTTAAAAGCGAGCGTGATGCAGTGCGGCAATGTTTCCTCTTCTCGAACCACATGATTATAGCAACAAG AACCTCGGGAGGCCGCCTGCATCTTCTGCCGGACGTTGGGAAGATTCCCTTAGCCGATGCAACGCTGGTCGAGGATCCGAGCGAGGTGCAGCACGACGATGAGGATGCTTCGGTTTGTTCCGCATCCACCCGGGGCAGTACGCTGAGCGTAACAGAGTCGGTCAATGCGGGCAACCGAGATTTTAAGATATTTGTCGAGTCAAAATCGGGCGCCCGTCATGGAATTCATCTGGTAGCGCCGACCATTCAGGACAAGGAAGCCTGGATAAGTGACATATCGCAGTGTTTGGATAATATCCACATGCACTCGTTGCTTTCGCCGGGAATTGGGGGATCTTCGGGAG CATCTCTTCTTGCAGGCCATCAAGCATTACGGGCCGATCCGCGGCTCTTCAAGGATGACGTAGACATCCGCTTCTCGCGTACGTTGAACTCGTGCAAACTGCCACAGGTGCGCTATGCCACACCGGAGCGTTTGCTGCAGCGTCTTACAGATCTGCGGTTCCTGTCGATAGACTTTCTGAACACATTTCTGCTTACGTATCGAGTGTTTACGGACGGTGAAACGGTGCTGAATGCGCTGAAGAGCGTTTTCTACGATCCGCCCGTAGAGCCATCGTGCGATTGCGAACATCAGACCGACTTTCTTGAGCTACCGTACCAAGATGGGCGCGCTTCTCCTCGCCGCACGTCCGGAGCGAGCTCCGTTTCCG GCTACTGTTCGGAAGGCGCTGACCGGGATCGTTCGATGAGCGGCGACTCAACAGGTCTACGCTTTCGGGGATCTCGCCGGGGCTATCAAAATCACCAGAACTCGGAGCAGGAAACCCTCTCCTGGATACCGGAGCAGGTGGGCCCCGTAATCATCCACAGCACGCACCATCTGAACGAGAAGGTGGTGGAGGAGAAACCGATCGAACCAACTCCAACGGGAGGCACCGTACATTTGCAAAGTAAATCTCAGCACCAGCTTCACCAGCAACCGCAGGACGACTCGTACCTGGTAATACCGAAGACGATGCCCGGCTCGAGTAGCTCCGATACTTTAACAG AAACGGCCATGAGCGGCCCTTCCTCCCCGTCCAATCTGAGCAGCGTcacactggtaggatcaaccggTTCCGGCGGACAGGATAAATCAGACGACACGCCCACGGAGGGCACGTTCAAGTACGGGAAAGCGCCCACCAGCCCATTGCCGGAGCGTGTTAATCCTAGGGCACACAAAATGGCCACCCTCGCCACCGCTGCGCCCCCGACGCCTACCATCTGCACGACCGACACAAGCCaaacggaggaggaggaaccGGGACAAGCGTCAAGAACGCCCGACAAACAACAGCAGTCAGCGCTGGATCACCAGCAACATTCGccgcaacatcagcagcaacaaattaaaacaccTCCAACGCCCCCGACCGTAACGACCACTCCCTGCTACAGCCCCGCGAACGGGCAGCCTCCTAATGGGGCACCTTCCCCGCTGCACCAGCcgttacagcagcagcaatcacTTCCGCTAAAGTCGGAACAAGCCACCATCGTGCAGGGGCGGCTCGAGATTGGAGGTCCGAAAATCGTAACTCAACCTTATCTGACGACCACGACTACAACGACGGTTACgataacgacgacgacaacggccACGTCCACCAAGAGCATCTCGCCGCCCCATCTGCTGCCGATGGACCGGCGCCCGAGCGTTGGCCACAACATTGCCATACCGCATGCAGCGCTGTGTCAACATCGGCACAGCCTGCAGCTCAACGGGGACGGCAGCCTTTTCAGCAAG AGTGAAAAGACTAGCAGCAGCCCACGTTTGACGACCAGGAAGTTTTCCGCCCCAAAGACACCGGAACGACAGCGCAAGAGTCTGTTTGGAACGCCTCAACGAGATCGCGATTCTTCCAG CACGCGCCGATTTTCCGAAAGTGACGACGATATGGCCACGTCCATCTTCACCACACCGCGTGGATCGCTTGGCGGTGTATCGCTGAACACCATTTCGTCCCGAGCTTCCATGCAGCACGATCCTGTTCCTCACTGCTCCAGCAAAGTAGGCGTAGTAATCACTTCCTACCGCCAGTCGCAACGCAG TATGGGACCGGACCCGCTATG GAGTAGCACATCGACGGCAGCGGCGGCATTCGCGATCGCTACCTCAGCCTCCAGCAATCCCCGGGATGAGCCCCCCGAGGTGGAGGCTAGGAACCGAAAGGAATCCGTCGTCAGCTCGCCGGCCACGATGCGAGTGCTGAACGTGCTGCGACACTGGGTGTCGAAGCACTTCCAGGACTTTGAGCAGGATGCAGCTCTGCGCAGTCAGACGATAGCCTTCCTGGACGACATCACCTGCAGTCCGAACCTATTGCCCACTGAGCATCGAGCTGCATCGCAACTGCTGCGACTACTCTGCCGCGACGACATCGACAGCGGGAAGCTAATGCTCGAGATACTGCTTACACCACCGCAG ACTCCGAGCAAAGAAAGCATCGAGACACTGTCGGCGCTGGAGATTGCGGAACAGATGACGTATTTGGATCACCAGATTTTCCTGGCCATACGTAGCGA AGAGTTTCTCGGTCAGGCCTGGATGAAATCGGACAAAAAGTCGCGTGCGGAACATATCATTCTTATGACGAAACGTTTCAACGATGGCTCACGATTAGTTTGCTCGGAAATAGTGTCAAG GAGCAACATGGCAGCGCGGGTAGCGGCCATCGAGAAGTGGACAGCCGTGGCGGACATTTGCCGCTGCTTGCACAACTTTAACGGGGTGCTGCAGATCTGTGCCGCCTTCACGAATGCGGCCGTTTATCGACTGAAAAAGACCTGGGACAAAGTACCTAGAACA ATCAAATCGACAATCACTAAACTGCAGGCCGTGGTGTGCTCGGATGGAAGGTTTCGTGTGATGCGCGAGGCACTGCACCGGTGCGATCCACCCTGCATTCCGTACCTGGGCATGTATCTGACCGACCTGTCCTTCATCGAGGAGGGCACGCCCGACTTTACACCGGATGGACTGCTCAACTTCTCCAAAATGCGTATG ATTGCCCACGTTATACGCGAGATACGCCACTTCCAACAGACGCCGTACAAAATTGATCACATACCGAAAGTTACATCCTACCTCCTGGATACATCGTTGCTGCTGGACGACGACGAATTGTACCACAAATCATTGCAGATCGAACCGCGAAGCTCCCGTCTCAGTGCACCGAACACGGCGAACGTTTAA
- the LOC121603473 gene encoding ras-specific guanine nucleotide-releasing factor 2-like isoform X4: MLSPKMQRSVRVNENQLIMLSDRAQYDHSMHGYLHKRTSDNNKWQMRWFVLYQNLLFYYESEQSSRPSGLIFLEGCYCERLVSAPSISGPPISTSTGQAPKIIKEEKLQHCFTICYRRENQRQYELRAATESECSAWIIAIREASFNKLLLQKEELEQKHVHLLQVVESEKTAKWQYTQQCEELASEIRKLRAEICVLRKETRSSYSATPVGRGSFSVPGDSQDDHGSLPGLCASVQDSIELRKIKKVQSFFRGWLCRRRWKQIVEEYIRSPHAESMRKRNHLVFSMVEAEEEYLEQLEVLVACFLRPFKMAASSKRPPCSHEDVNSIFLNSETVLFLHQIFLKGLTSRLESWPTLVLGDLFDMLLPMLSIYQEYVRNHHYSLQVLTECKSNTNFATVLKRLEAKPACQGRSLETFLTYPMHQIPRYIITLHELLAHTPHDHVERKSLQNARQQLEDLSRQMHDEVSETENLRKNLAVERMIVEGCDILLDVNQVFVRQGSLVQVPPGRGRIRSRLASFKSERDAVRQCFLFSNHMIIATRTSGGRLHLLPDVGKIPLADATLVEDPSEVQHDDEDASVCSASTRGSTLSVTESVNAGNRDFKIFVESKSGARHGIHLVAPTIQDKEAWISDISQCLDNIHMHSLLSPGIGGSSGASLLAGHQALRADPRLFKDDVDIRFSRTLNSCKLPQVRYATPERLLQRLTDLRFLSIDFLNTFLLTYRVFTDGETVLNALKSVFYDPPVEPSCDCEHQTDFLELPYQDGRASPRRTSGASSVSGYCSEGADRDRSMSGDSTGLRFRGSRRGYQNHQNSEQETLSWIPEQVGPVIIHSTHHLNEKVVEEKPIEPTPTGGTVHLQSKSQHQLHQQPQDDSYLVIPKTMPGSSSSDTLTETAMSGPSSPSNLSSVTLVGSTGSGGQDKSDDTPTEGTFKYGKAPTSPLPERVNPRAHKMATLATAAPPTPTICTTDTSQTEEEEPGQASRTPDKQQQSALDHQQHSPQHQQQQIKTPPTPPTVTTTPCYSPANGQPPNGAPSPLHQPLQQQQSLPLKSEQATIVQGRLEIGGPKIVTQPYLTTTTTTTVTITTTTTATSTKSISPPHLLPMDRRPSVGHNIAIPHAALCQHRHSLQLNGDGSLFSKSEKTSSSPRLTTRKFSAPKTPERQRKSLFGTPQRDRDSSSMGPDPLWSSTSTAAAAFAIATSASSNPRDEPPEVEARNRKESVVSSPATMRVLNVLRHWVSKHFQDFEQDAALRSQTIAFLDDITCSPNLLPTEHRAASQLLRLLCRDDIDSGKLMLEILLTPPQTPSKESIETLSALEIAEQMTYLDHQIFLAIRSEEFLGQAWMKSDKKSRAEHIILMTKRFNDGSRLVCSEIVSRSNMAARVAAIEKWTAVADICRCLHNFNGVLQICAAFTNAAVYRLKKTWDKVPRTIKSTITKLQAVVCSDGRFRVMREALHRCDPPCIPYLGMYLTDLSFIEEGTPDFTPDGLLNFSKMRMIAHVIREIRHFQQTPYKIDHIPKVTSYLLDTSLLLDDDELYHKSLQIEPRSSRLSAPNTANV, encoded by the exons ATGCTCAGCCCCAAAATGCAGCGTTCCGTGCGGGTAAACGAGAACCAGCTGATTATGCTGTCCGATCGGGCGCAGTATGATCATTCGATG CACGGCTACCTACACAAGCGCACATCCGATAATAACAAATGGCAGATGCGATGGTTTGTGCTCTATCAG AATTTACTCTTCTACTACGAATCCGAGCAATCGTCGCGGCCCTCCGGACTCATCTTCCTGGAGGGCTGCTACTGTGAGCGGCTTGTTTCAGCCCCCTCGATATCAGGACCCCCCATATCAACCAGTACCGGTCAGGCTCCGAAAATTATTAAGGAAGAAAAATTACAG CATTGCTTCACTATTTGCTACCGACGAGAAAATCAGAGACAGTACGAACTGCGCGCAGCCACAGAGTCAGAGTGCTCAGCCTGGATTATTGCAATAAGAGAGGCAAG CTTCAACAAACTGCTACTCCAGAAGGAGGAACTCGAGCAGAAGCATGTCCATCTGTTGCAAGTGGTCGAAAGCGAGAAAACGGCCAAATGGCAGTACACTCAGCAGTGCGAGGAGCTGGCTTCGGAAATACGGAAGCTACGTGCCGAG ATTTGTGTGCTCAGGAAGGAGACCCGCTCGAGCTACTCGGCCACGCCGGTCGGGCGGGGCAGCTTCAGTGTGCCGGGCGACTCGCAGGACGACCACGGTTCGCTGCCGGGGCTGTGCGCCTCGGTGCAGGATTCGATCGAGCTGCGCAAAATCAAGAAGGTGCAGAGCTTCTTCCGCGGCTGGCTGTGCCGCCGGCGCTGGAAGCAGATCGTGGAGGAGTACATCCGGTCGCCGCACGCGGAAAGCATGCGCAAGCGGAACCATCTCGTGTTCAGCATGGTCGAGGCGGAGGAGGAGTACCTCGAGCAGCTGGAGGTGCTGGTCGCGTGCTTCCTGCGCCCGTTCAAGATGGCGGCCAGCTCGAAGCGGCCGCCCTGCTCGCACGAGGACGTCAACTCGATCTTTCTCAACTCGGAGACGGTTCTGTTCCTGCACCAGATATTCCTGAAGGGATTGACCTCACGGCTGGAGTCGTGGCCGACGCTAGTGCTTG GCGATCTGTTCGACATGCTGCTGCCCATGCTGAGCATCTACCAGGAGTATGTGCGCAACCACCATTACAGTCTACAGGTGCTGACCGAGTGCAAGAGCAACACCAACTTTGCCACGGTGCTGAAGCGTCTGGAGGCGAAACCGGCCTGCCAGGGGCGCAGTCTCGAAACGTTCCTCACCTACCCGATGCATCAGATCCCGCGGTACATCATCACGCTGCACGAGCTGCTCGCTCACACGCCCCACGATCATGTCGAGCGGAAGAGTCTGCAAAATGCGCGCCAGCAGCTCGAGGATCTGTCGCGTCAAATGCACGACGAGGTGTCGGAAACGGAGAATCTGCGCAAGAATCTCGCCGTCGAGCGAATGATTGTCGAGGGCTGCGATATTCTGCTCGACGTCAATCAGGTGTTTGTAAGGCAAG GAAGCTTGGTGCAAGTGCCGCCCGGTCGTGGACGAATACGCAGCCGCCTGGCCTCCTTTAAAAGCGAGCGTGATGCAGTGCGGCAATGTTTCCTCTTCTCGAACCACATGATTATAGCAACAAG AACCTCGGGAGGCCGCCTGCATCTTCTGCCGGACGTTGGGAAGATTCCCTTAGCCGATGCAACGCTGGTCGAGGATCCGAGCGAGGTGCAGCACGACGATGAGGATGCTTCGGTTTGTTCCGCATCCACCCGGGGCAGTACGCTGAGCGTAACAGAGTCGGTCAATGCGGGCAACCGAGATTTTAAGATATTTGTCGAGTCAAAATCGGGCGCCCGTCATGGAATTCATCTGGTAGCGCCGACCATTCAGGACAAGGAAGCCTGGATAAGTGACATATCGCAGTGTTTGGATAATATCCACATGCACTCGTTGCTTTCGCCGGGAATTGGGGGATCTTCGGGAG CATCTCTTCTTGCAGGCCATCAAGCATTACGGGCCGATCCGCGGCTCTTCAAGGATGACGTAGACATCCGCTTCTCGCGTACGTTGAACTCGTGCAAACTGCCACAGGTGCGCTATGCCACACCGGAGCGTTTGCTGCAGCGTCTTACAGATCTGCGGTTCCTGTCGATAGACTTTCTGAACACATTTCTGCTTACGTATCGAGTGTTTACGGACGGTGAAACGGTGCTGAATGCGCTGAAGAGCGTTTTCTACGATCCGCCCGTAGAGCCATCGTGCGATTGCGAACATCAGACCGACTTTCTTGAGCTACCGTACCAAGATGGGCGCGCTTCTCCTCGCCGCACGTCCGGAGCGAGCTCCGTTTCCG GCTACTGTTCGGAAGGCGCTGACCGGGATCGTTCGATGAGCGGCGACTCAACAGGTCTACGCTTTCGGGGATCTCGCCGGGGCTATCAAAATCACCAGAACTCGGAGCAGGAAACCCTCTCCTGGATACCGGAGCAGGTGGGCCCCGTAATCATCCACAGCACGCACCATCTGAACGAGAAGGTGGTGGAGGAGAAACCGATCGAACCAACTCCAACGGGAGGCACCGTACATTTGCAAAGTAAATCTCAGCACCAGCTTCACCAGCAACCGCAGGACGACTCGTACCTGGTAATACCGAAGACGATGCCCGGCTCGAGTAGCTCCGATACTTTAACAG AAACGGCCATGAGCGGCCCTTCCTCCCCGTCCAATCTGAGCAGCGTcacactggtaggatcaaccggTTCCGGCGGACAGGATAAATCAGACGACACGCCCACGGAGGGCACGTTCAAGTACGGGAAAGCGCCCACCAGCCCATTGCCGGAGCGTGTTAATCCTAGGGCACACAAAATGGCCACCCTCGCCACCGCTGCGCCCCCGACGCCTACCATCTGCACGACCGACACAAGCCaaacggaggaggaggaaccGGGACAAGCGTCAAGAACGCCCGACAAACAACAGCAGTCAGCGCTGGATCACCAGCAACATTCGccgcaacatcagcagcaacaaattaaaacaccTCCAACGCCCCCGACCGTAACGACCACTCCCTGCTACAGCCCCGCGAACGGGCAGCCTCCTAATGGGGCACCTTCCCCGCTGCACCAGCcgttacagcagcagcaatcacTTCCGCTAAAGTCGGAACAAGCCACCATCGTGCAGGGGCGGCTCGAGATTGGAGGTCCGAAAATCGTAACTCAACCTTATCTGACGACCACGACTACAACGACGGTTACgataacgacgacgacaacggccACGTCCACCAAGAGCATCTCGCCGCCCCATCTGCTGCCGATGGACCGGCGCCCGAGCGTTGGCCACAACATTGCCATACCGCATGCAGCGCTGTGTCAACATCGGCACAGCCTGCAGCTCAACGGGGACGGCAGCCTTTTCAGCAAG AGTGAAAAGACTAGCAGCAGCCCACGTTTGACGACCAGGAAGTTTTCCGCCCCAAAGACACCGGAACGACAGCGCAAGAGTCTGTTTGGAACGCCTCAACGAGATCGCGATTCTTCCAG TATGGGACCGGACCCGCTATG GAGTAGCACATCGACGGCAGCGGCGGCATTCGCGATCGCTACCTCAGCCTCCAGCAATCCCCGGGATGAGCCCCCCGAGGTGGAGGCTAGGAACCGAAAGGAATCCGTCGTCAGCTCGCCGGCCACGATGCGAGTGCTGAACGTGCTGCGACACTGGGTGTCGAAGCACTTCCAGGACTTTGAGCAGGATGCAGCTCTGCGCAGTCAGACGATAGCCTTCCTGGACGACATCACCTGCAGTCCGAACCTATTGCCCACTGAGCATCGAGCTGCATCGCAACTGCTGCGACTACTCTGCCGCGACGACATCGACAGCGGGAAGCTAATGCTCGAGATACTGCTTACACCACCGCAG ACTCCGAGCAAAGAAAGCATCGAGACACTGTCGGCGCTGGAGATTGCGGAACAGATGACGTATTTGGATCACCAGATTTTCCTGGCCATACGTAGCGA AGAGTTTCTCGGTCAGGCCTGGATGAAATCGGACAAAAAGTCGCGTGCGGAACATATCATTCTTATGACGAAACGTTTCAACGATGGCTCACGATTAGTTTGCTCGGAAATAGTGTCAAG GAGCAACATGGCAGCGCGGGTAGCGGCCATCGAGAAGTGGACAGCCGTGGCGGACATTTGCCGCTGCTTGCACAACTTTAACGGGGTGCTGCAGATCTGTGCCGCCTTCACGAATGCGGCCGTTTATCGACTGAAAAAGACCTGGGACAAAGTACCTAGAACA ATCAAATCGACAATCACTAAACTGCAGGCCGTGGTGTGCTCGGATGGAAGGTTTCGTGTGATGCGCGAGGCACTGCACCGGTGCGATCCACCCTGCATTCCGTACCTGGGCATGTATCTGACCGACCTGTCCTTCATCGAGGAGGGCACGCCCGACTTTACACCGGATGGACTGCTCAACTTCTCCAAAATGCGTATG ATTGCCCACGTTATACGCGAGATACGCCACTTCCAACAGACGCCGTACAAAATTGATCACATACCGAAAGTTACATCCTACCTCCTGGATACATCGTTGCTGCTGGACGACGACGAATTGTACCACAAATCATTGCAGATCGAACCGCGAAGCTCCCGTCTCAGTGCACCGAACACGGCGAACGTTTAA